The Rhododendron vialii isolate Sample 1 chromosome 6a, ASM3025357v1 genome includes a window with the following:
- the LOC131331027 gene encoding uncharacterized protein LOC131331027: MGIIRRSFVFMLGTITGIYVSQNYNVPNIKKLMDTGVAMAKDVEERYRKPKKNQDDQPGGE, encoded by the coding sequence ATGGGCATAATTAGAAGAAGTTTCGTATTCATGTTGGGCACAATCACCGGAATCTACGTTTCTCAGAATTACAACGTGCCCAATATCAAAAAACTGATGGACACCGGGGTTGCGATGGCCAAGGACGTAGAGGAGCGCTACCGCAAGCCCAAGAAAAACCAGGACGACCAACCCGGCGGCGAGTAA
- the LOC131331028 gene encoding uncharacterized protein LOC131331028 produces MVVHEPCVIADHFIPRMRKTRQHLFPSQIVRIGRKNSTHHHLLSFSLSNSQTSTPLLYFNPSTTAAAAANPNSHTSPMTEPAQTQTPTQPHHDSTTTTPTPPSPTTTTAASANAPPQNPAPITKIPFRPRKTRKLSPDPNPPSPSSSEKSPRPKPTTKRTKTTPLHPKPLQQQKPIVPAAAARSLSCDGEIDAALRHLRAADPVLSPVISLHRPPTFDSTTHPPFLALAKSILYQQLAYKAGTSIYTRFVSLCGGENGVVPATVLALTPPQLRQIGVSGRKASYLHDLARKYQNGILSDEGIVDLDDKSLFTMLTMVNGIGSWSVHMFMIFSLHRPDVLPINDLGVRKGVQLLYGLEELPRPSQMEQLCEKWRPYRSVGAWYMWRLVEAKGPPQPVSTSGGGAVPAGSTLQLQNQEEEPQQQQQFMDPINGILNIGACAWGQ; encoded by the exons ATGGTAGTGCACGAGCCGTGCGTAATTGCGGACCACTTTATTCCTCGGATGAGGAAAACCAGACAACACTTGTTCCCATCCCAGATAGTGAGAATTGGGAGAAAAAACTCAACACATCATCAcctcctctccttctctctctcgaaCAGTCAAACCTCCACCCCTCTCCTCTACTTCAATCcttccaccaccgccgccgccgccgccaatCCCAATTCCCACACTTCACCCATGACCGAACcagcccaaacccaaaccccaaCTCAACCCCACCAtgactccaccaccaccacccccaccccaccctcacccaccaccacaaccgcAGCCTCCGCCAATGCCCCTCCGCAAAACCCCGCACCCATCACCAAAATCCCCTTCCGCCCCAGAAAAACCCGGAAACTCTCCCCCGATCCCAACCCCccttctccctcctcctccgAAAAAAGCCCTAGACCAAAACCCACCACGAAAAGAACCAAGACCACGCCCCTCCACCCCAAGCCCTTGCAGCAGCAGAAACCGATCGTCCCTGCCGCCGCCGCGCGATCCCTCTCCTGCGACGGCGAGATCGACGCCGCCCTCCGCCACCTCCGCGCGGCCGACCCCGTCCTCTCTCCCGTAATCTCTCTCCACCGCCCCCCCACCTTCGACTCCACCACCCACCCCCCTTTCCTCGCCCTCGCCAAATCCATCCTCTACCAGCAGCTCGCCTACAAGGCCGGCACCTCCATCTACACCCGCTTCGTCTCCCTCTGTGGCGGTGAAAACGGCGTTGTTCCGGCTACCGTTCTAGCCCTAACCCCGCCCCAGCTCCGCCAGATCGGTGTATCGGGTCGGAAAGCAAGTTACTTGCACGACCTAGCGAGAAAGTACCAAAATGGGATTCTGTCGGATGAGGGCATTGTTGATTTGGATGATAAGTCTTTGTTTACCATGTTGACCATGGTTAACGGGATTGGGTCGTGGTCGGTTCACATGTTTATGATTTTTTCGCTTCATAGACCGGATGTGCTTCCCATTAACGATTTAGGGGTGAGGAAAGGGGTGCAGTTGCTTTATGGTTTGGAGGAGTTGCCGAGGCCATCGCAGATGGAGCAGTTGTGTGAGAAGTGGCGGCCGTATCGGTCCGTTGGGGCATGGTATATGTGGAGGTTGGTGGAGGCAAAGGGGCCGCCCCAACCGGTTTCAACGAGTGGTGGTGGGGCGGTGCCGGCTGGCAGTACATTGCAGTTGCAGAATCAGGAGGAAGAgccacagcagcagcagcagtttatGGATCCTATAAATGGCATTCTCAATATAGG GGCCTGTGCATGGGGACAATGA
- the LOC131331030 gene encoding sugar transporter ERD6-like 6, whose amino-acid sequence MSFREESDDSKDLKKPFLHTGSWYRMGSRQSSMMGSSQVIRESSISVVACVLIVALGPIQFGFTSGYSSPTQTAITDELGLTVSEYSLFGSLSNVGAMVGAIASGQIAEYIGRKGSLMIAAIPNIIGWLAISFAKDSSFLYMGRLLEGFGVGIISYTVPVYIAEIAPQNLRGGLGSVNQLSVTIGIMLAYLLGLFVNWRVLAVLGILPCLILIPGLFFVPESPRWLAKMGMTEEFEASLQVLRGFDTDISIEVNEIKRSVASTGRRATVRFGDLKQRRYWFPLMVGIGLLVLQQLSGTNGVLFYSSTIFESAGITSSNVATFGLGLVQVIATGVATWLVDKTGRRILLIVSSTGMAVSLLVVAVSFFIKDSISNDTTLYSILSIIAVVGVVGMIIAFSLGMGPIPWLIMSEILPVNIKSLAGSTATLANWFCAWIVTLTANIMLNWSGGGTFTIYMVMCIVTVAFVSLYVPETKGRTLEEIQWSFR is encoded by the exons ATGAGTTTCAGGGAGGAGAGTGACGATTCGAAGGATCTCAAGAAGCCGTTCCTCCACACGGGGAGCTGGTACCGGATGGGGTCGAGGCAGTCCAGCATGATGGGCTCCTCTCAGGTCATTCGCGAGAGCTCAATCTCCGTCGTCGCATGCGTCCTCATCGTCGCCTTGGGTCCCATCCAGTTCGGTTTCACC tctgGTTATTCTTCTCCTACACAAACTGCTATCACGGACGAACTTGGACTAACCGTATCTGAG TactctttgtttggttctctATCAAATGTGGGTGCAATGGTTGGGGCAATAGCTAGTGGTCAGATTGCTGAGTATATTGGGCGAAAAGGG TCTTTGATGATTGCAGCCATCCCAAACATTATTGGTTGGCTAGCCATTTCATTTGCTAAA GATTCGTCTTTTCTCTATATGGGAAGGTTGTTGGAAGGGTTCGGTGTGGGAATAATCTCTTATACA GTTCCCGTATATATAGCCGAGATAGCACCTCAAAACTTGAGAGGCGGATTGGGTTCAGTTAACCAG CTCTCTGTCACAATTGGAATTATGCTGGCCTATTTGCTTGGTCTTTTCGTTAATTGGAGAGTACTTGCAGTTCTGG GAATATTGCCATGTCTGATATTGATACCTGGCCTATTTTTCGTTCCTGAATCCCCCCGGTGGCTG GCAAAAATGGGAATGACAGAAGAGTTTGAAGCATCTTTGCAAGTGCTCAGAGGGTTTGATACTGACATTTCCATTGAAGTAAATGAAATTAAG CGGTCAGTAGCATCAACTGGCAGGAGAGCTACAGTACGTTTTGGCGATCTCAAGCAAAGAAGATATTGGTTTCCGCTAATG GTAGGAATTGGATTACTTGTCCTCCAACAATTGAGTGGAACTAATGGAGTTCTCTTCTACTCCAGTACCATTTTCGAATCTGCTG GGATTACATCAAGTAATGTTGCTACTTTTGGACTTGGCTTGGTTCAG GTTATTGCCACTGGAGTTGCTACATGGTTGGTTGACAAAACAGGCCGTAGGATTCTACTCATC GTGTCTTCTACTGGAATGGCTGTTAGCCTCCTAGTTGTTGCAGTTTCATTCTTCATAAAG GATTCTATATCAAATGATACTACCCTTTATTCCATATTGAGCATCATCGCAGTAGTTGGAGTTGTG GGCATGATAATTGCATTTTCTCTTGGAATGGGGCCTATTCCATGGCTCATAATGTCTGAG ATCCTTCCAGTCAATATCAAGAGCCTTGCTGGAAGCACAGCAACACTGGCCAACTGGTTTTGTGCCTGGATAGTTACGTTGACTGCCAACATAATGTTGAACTGGAGCGGTGGAG GAACATTCACTATTTATATGGTTATGTGCATTGTTACTGTTGCATTTGTGTCTCTCTACGTGCCTGAGACGAAGGGAAGAACTCTAGAAGAAATCCAGTGGTCTTTCAGATGA
- the LOC131331031 gene encoding F-box/kelch-repeat protein At3g17530-like yields the protein MEIPEDVLTEILSTVPVKSLLRFISVSKHWHSLIQNPTFISLHHHRSQTNHCVAATKQCVFKGQVRDGTVFSDHHQTIFQQLDLSCSGLIRNDVDVEVVFLVGCHHGLVCLAHEVTSSIMIFNPATKESRLLPKPLYKSKHRSYLGFTFDPKANDYKVIRFCSSFEVRTFTVCFDEDDPSDDAWFEFNINWWDQKVQIYHLSTDSWRETDAVVPEDFPDGAERHWMEFSTGLALMTVLVLG from the coding sequence ATGGAGATACCGGAAGATGTGTTGACGGAGATCCTGTCTACGGTGCCAGTGAAATCCCTCCTCCGATTCATATCGGTCTCTAAACACTGGCACTCTCTCATCCAGAACCCTACCTTCAtctccctccaccaccatcgctCCCAAACCAACCACTGTGTCGCCGCCACCAAACAATGTGTCTTTAAGGGACAAGTCAGAGACGGCACAGTGTTTTCCGACCACCACCAAACAATATTCCAACAGCTAGACCTGTCTTGCTCCGGTCTGATACGCAACGACGTCGACGTCGAGGTTGTCTTCCTCGTGGGTTGTCACCACGGCCTCGTGTGTCTCGCCCATGAAGTCACCTCCTCCATCATGATATTCAACCCTGCCACAAAAGAATCCAGGCTACTCCCTAAACCCCTTTATAAATCAAAGCACAGGAGCTACTTAGGGTTTACTTTTGATCCCAAGGCTAATGATTATAAGGTTATTAGATTCTGCTCCAGCTTTGAGGTTAGGACGTTTACTGTGTGTTTCGATGAGGATGACCCTTCTGACGACGCATGGTTTGAGTTTAATATTAACTGGTGGGATCAGAAAGTTCAAATCTACCACCTGAGTACCGATTCTTGGAGAGAAACCGACGCCGTTGTGCCGGAAGATTTCCCTGACGGCGCTGAACGTCATTGGATGGAGTTTTCTACTGGGTTGGCCTTGATGACGGTACTTGTGCTTGGCTAG
- the LOC131331029 gene encoding 3-ketoacyl-CoA synthase 4: MDGGGEAQVNAGGGGGGVQIHQSRRLPDFLQSVNLKYVKLGYHYLISNLLTLCLIPIMAVTLIEASQTNPNDIHHLWLHLKYNLVSVIVCSAFLVFGSTVYIMTRPRPVYLIDYSCYRAPDKLKAPYKRFMEHSRLTGDFDESSLEFQRKILERSGLGEETYVPEAMHSVPPQPSMAAARDEAEQVMFGALDNLFANTEIKPKKIGILVVNCSLFNPTPSLSAMIVNKYKLRGNIRSFNLGGMGCSAGVIAVDLAKDLLQVHRNTYAVVVSTENITQNWYFGNKKAMLIPNCLFRVGGSAVLLSNKSGDRRRAKYKLVHVVRTHKGADEKAFRCVYQEQDDAGKTGVSLSKDLMAIAGGALKTNITTLGPLVLPISEQLLFFATLVVKKLFDKNVKPYIPDFKLAFDHFCIHAGGRAVIDELEKNLQLLPIHVEASRMTLHRFGNTSSSSIWYELAYIEAKGRIRKGHRVWQIAFGSGFKCNSAVWQALRNVKPSHNSPWEECIDKYPVKLVL, from the coding sequence ATGGACGGAGGCGGCGAAGCTCAAGTCAAcgccggcggcggcggcggcggcgttcAGATCCACCAGAGTCGGAGGCTCCCCGACTTCCTTCAGAGCGTGAACCTCAAGTACGTCAAACTGGGTTACCATTACTTGATCTCTAATTTATTGACTCTATGCCTTATCCCCATCATGGCCGTCACGTTAATCGAGGCCTCACAAACGAACCCTAACGACATCCACCACTTATGGCTTCACCTAAAATACAATCTCGTTAGTGTCATAGTTTGTTCGGCTTTCCTCGTGTTTGGATCGACCGTTTACATCATGACCCGGCCTAGACCTGTTTATTTGATCGATTACTCGTGTTATCGTGCCCCTGATAAGCTTAAGGCCCCGTACAAACGGTTCATGGAACATTCGAGGTTAACGGGGGATTTCGACGAGTCTTCTTTAGAGTTCCAACGTAAGATCTTGGAGCGATCGGGGCTCGGGGAAGAGACTTATGTCCCCGAGGCCATGCATTCTGTTCCGCCTCAACCGTCTATGGCGGCTGCCAGAGATGAGGCAGAACAGGTCATGTTTGGCGCTTTGGATAATCTTTTCGCGAATACCGAAATAAAGCCGAAGAAAATTGGTATTCTTGTTGTGAATTGTAGTTTGTTTAATCCAACGCCTTCTTTGTCTGCTATGATTGTGAATAAGTATAAGTTGAGGGGGAATATTAGGAGCTTCAATTTGGGGGGTATGGGTTGTAGTGCAGGGGTGATTGCGGTTGACCTGGCGAAAGACTTGTTGCAAGTTCATCGGAATACATATGCTGTTGTTGTTAGTACGGAGAATATAACTCAGAACTGGTATTTTGGGAATAAGAAGGCTATGTTGATACCCAACTGTTTGTTTAGGGTTGGGGGTAGTGCGGTTTTGTTGTCGAATAAGTCTGGTGATAGGAGGCGGGCTAAGTATAAGCTTGTTCATGTCGTGAGGACCCATAAGGGGGCGGATGAAAAGGCTTTCCGGTGTGTTTATCAAGAGCAAGATGATGCAGGGAAGACTGGGGTCTCGTTATCGAAGGACCTCATGGCAATTGCTGGTGGGGCTCTCAAAACCAACATCACTACTTTGGGTCCTCTTGTTCTCCCAATTAGCGAGCAACTTCTGTTCTTTGCTACGCTTGTGGTGAAGAAATTATTCGATAAAAATGTGAAGCCTTATAtcccagattttaagctggcgTTTGATCATTTTTGCATACATGCTGGGGGAAGGGCTGTGATAGATGAGCTAGAGAAGAATTTGCAGTTGTTGCCTATACATGTGGAAGCTTCTCGGATGACTCTGCACCGGTTTGGGAACACTTCATCCAGCTCCATTTGGTATGAACTGGCTTATATTGAGGCCAAGGGGAGAATTCGGAAAGGGCACCGGGTTTGGCAGATTGCTTTTGGGAGTGGTTTCAAGTGTAATAGTGCAGTGTGGCAAGCACTTCGAAATGTGAAGCCGTCTCATAACAGTCCATGGGAGGAATGCATTGATAAGTATCCTGTCAAACTTGTCTTGTAG